AACGCCTTCGATGCCGCTATCAATTACCGCTGTCAGCGGAGCGAGCGGGTCATCGGCCGAGCCTTGAAGGAAGCGATCGCCGCCGGCGAGGTTTCACGCCAGGAGGTGGTGGTGGCCACCAAGGGAGGGTTTGTCCCCTTCGACGGCTCCGCACCCTCCGATCCGGGGGCCTACTTCATCGAGACCTTCGTAGAGACCGGCTTGTGTGAGCCGTCCGACCTGGTGGCAGGCTGTCACGTTATGACGCCCGGCTACCTGGCCGACCAGATTGAGCGAAGCCTGGAGAATATGGAGCTCGAGTGCATCGACCTCTACTACATCCACAATCCTGAGACCCAACTCTCTGTCGTCGACCGTGAAACCTACGAGGAGCGCCTTCGGGGAGCCTTCACCGCATTGGAGGAGGCGGTTGCGGCCGGGAAGATACGCCGCTACGGCGCGGCCACGTGGACCGGATTTCGGGTGGAGCCGGGGCAGTCCGAGCACCTGAGCCTCGAGGATATGGTGGCCGCCGCCCGAGATGTCGGCGGAGAAGACCACCACTTTCGGGCTATCCAGCTTCCCTACAACCTCGCTATGCCCGAGGCCTTCTTTAAAAAAACTCAGGAGGTCGGGGGCAGCCGAACCTCGCTTGTGGAGGCCGCCAGTGGCTTTGGTCTGGCCACTATCGCCAGCGCGAGCCTGCTCCAGGCTCAGCTCGCCACCGGCCTGCCGCCTGGTGTAGGCGACGTTTTTTCCGGCTTTGCCTCCGACGCTCAACGGGCCATCCAGTTCGTCCGCTCGACACCGGACATCTGTGTCGCTTTGGTGGGCATGGGCTCGGTGTCCCACGTCCAAGAGAACCTTGAGATGGCCGCCGTGGCCCCACTCACCCCCGATCAATTCCTGGCGGCATTTTCGGCCCAAGG
The genomic region above belongs to Nitrospinota bacterium and contains:
- a CDS encoding aldo/keto reductase, giving the protein MVKPCATVDGTAAYRVRFVDRLDAEHFGSLDGLTVSSIGLGTYLGDSNDEADEAYFQAIREALRLGCNAFDAAINYRCQRSERVIGRALKEAIAAGEVSRQEVVVATKGGFVPFDGSAPSDPGAYFIETFVETGLCEPSDLVAGCHVMTPGYLADQIERSLENMELECIDLYYIHNPETQLSVVDRETYEERLRGAFTALEEAVAAGKIRRYGAATWTGFRVEPGQSEHLSLEDMVAAARDVGGEDHHFRAIQLPYNLAMPEAFFKKTQEVGGSRTSLVEAASGFGLATIASASLLQAQLATGLPPGVGDVFSGFASDAQRAIQFVRSTPDICVALVGMGSVSHVQENLEMAAVAPLTPDQFLAAFSAQGGGQEGSPS